The Xenopus laevis strain J_2021 chromosome 7S, Xenopus_laevis_v10.1, whole genome shotgun sequence genome includes a window with the following:
- the slc66a1.S gene encoding lysosomal amino acid transporter 1 homolog isoform X2 — MQFYTACKTGKMDKAISIWFLLGWTTGDTLNLVGTYLADQLPLQRYTSAYYIFADLIMLCFYFYFKCRNQSPSMYAPINAVCGLAFLGSVATFSLLQEAGPMPMNSAEAFHSRHLLSTNGEEEYSVKNKIGFACGLLSTLSYLLSRLPQIYTNFKRKSTEGLAPTLFLLVILGNLTYGASLLLKNPDSGQSEGSYVVRHLPWLTGSLGAVFLDLIILGQFFNYRGRLNDPLEQ; from the exons AT GCAGTTCTACACGGCGTGCAAGACTGGCAAGATGGACAAAGCCATATCCATTTGGTTCCTCTTGGGCTGGACCACTGGAGACACTTTGAACCTTGTGGGGACTTACCTAGCGGATCAGCTTCCCCTGCAG AGATACACTTCGGCCTATTATATATTTGCGGATCTGATAATGTTGTGCTTTTACTTCTATTTCAAATGTCGGAACCAAAGTCCCAGCA TGTATGCCCCCATTAATGCAGTGTGTGGATTAGCGTTTTTGGGCTCTGTGGCTACTTTCTCTCTCCTGCAAGAGGCGGGACCCATGCCGATGAATTCTGCAGAAGCCTTTCACAGCCGTCACCTGCTTTCGACCAATGGAGAAGAG GAGTATTCAGTGAAAAATAAGATTGGCTTTGCTTGTGGCTTACTGTCCACGTTGTCCTACTTGCTCTCCCGACTGCCTCAGATCTACACCAAT TTCAAGAGGAAATCCACAGAAGGCCTGGCCCCCACTCTGTTCCTGCTAGTGATCCTGGGTAACCTGACCTACGGAGCCAGCCTATTACTGAAGAACCCAGACTCTGGACAGTCAGAGGGATCCTACGTCGTGCGGCATTTGCCCTGGCTCACCGGCAGTCTGGGGGCTGTGTTTTTGGACCTCATT ATTTTAGGCCAGTTTTTCAATTACCGAGGGAGACTCAACGACCCGCTGGAACAGTAG
- the slc66a1.S gene encoding lysosomal amino acid transporter 1 homolog isoform X1, whose protein sequence is MKEIPNNGSSFPANVTFCPNGTRWIWTVLDECTVDARDEASVYMGLFSILCFMGASFPQFYTACKTGKMDKAISIWFLLGWTTGDTLNLVGTYLADQLPLQRYTSAYYIFADLIMLCFYFYFKCRNQSPSMYAPINAVCGLAFLGSVATFSLLQEAGPMPMNSAEAFHSRHLLSTNGEEEYSVKNKIGFACGLLSTLSYLLSRLPQIYTNFKRKSTEGLAPTLFLLVILGNLTYGASLLLKNPDSGQSEGSYVVRHLPWLTGSLGAVFLDLIILGQFFNYRGRLNDPLEQ, encoded by the exons ATGAAGGAAATCCCTAACAACGGTTCATCGTTCCCTGCAAATGTTACATTTTGCCCCAATGGGACGAGGTGGATCTGGACTGTCCTTGATGAGTGCACGGTGGATGCTCGGGATGAAGCCAGTGTCTACATGGGGCTCTTTTCCATCCTCTGCTTCATGGGGGCCTCCTTCCC GCAGTTCTACACGGCGTGCAAGACTGGCAAGATGGACAAAGCCATATCCATTTGGTTCCTCTTGGGCTGGACCACTGGAGACACTTTGAACCTTGTGGGGACTTACCTAGCGGATCAGCTTCCCCTGCAG AGATACACTTCGGCCTATTATATATTTGCGGATCTGATAATGTTGTGCTTTTACTTCTATTTCAAATGTCGGAACCAAAGTCCCAGCA TGTATGCCCCCATTAATGCAGTGTGTGGATTAGCGTTTTTGGGCTCTGTGGCTACTTTCTCTCTCCTGCAAGAGGCGGGACCCATGCCGATGAATTCTGCAGAAGCCTTTCACAGCCGTCACCTGCTTTCGACCAATGGAGAAGAG GAGTATTCAGTGAAAAATAAGATTGGCTTTGCTTGTGGCTTACTGTCCACGTTGTCCTACTTGCTCTCCCGACTGCCTCAGATCTACACCAAT TTCAAGAGGAAATCCACAGAAGGCCTGGCCCCCACTCTGTTCCTGCTAGTGATCCTGGGTAACCTGACCTACGGAGCCAGCCTATTACTGAAGAACCCAGACTCTGGACAGTCAGAGGGATCCTACGTCGTGCGGCATTTGCCCTGGCTCACCGGCAGTCTGGGGGCTGTGTTTTTGGACCTCATT ATTTTAGGCCAGTTTTTCAATTACCGAGGGAGACTCAACGACCCGCTGGAACAGTAG
- the MGC154351 gene encoding uncharacterized protein LOC779221 isoform X1 produces MRCEWAGSRQRVPGNDRHGVIHGLHFAFYEACKTKKMHEAMSMSFILLWLLSDTINLTGTYLANQLPLQKYFGIYFVVTDFLMLLVYLYFKFQDIKRKPYTTLPAVCGFALLGSVATFSLLQESEPTVLNPTDVIPARRLLSADGDEENSVRMAIGFACGIIAYSILVIFRIPQLVSNFKRKSVEGLALGMFLLIMLGNIFYGLSIVINSPHEGETEASEALNHLPWILGSIMSFFLDVICMYQFVTYRPREDSEEKAPLLESNGSIRV; encoded by the exons TTCTATGAAGCCTGCAAGACCAAGAAGATGCACGAGGCCATGTCCATGTCGTTCATCCTACTCTGGCTGCTCTCCGACACCATAAACCTCACTGGGACTTACCTTGCCAACCAGCTCCCCCTGCAG AAATACTTTGGCATCTACTTTGTTGTGACAGACTTTCTGATGCTTCTAGTCTATCTCTACTTCAAGTTCCAGGACATTAAACGCAAAC CTTACACCACTTTACCCGCTGTTTGTGGATTTGCCCTTCTGGGCTCTGTGGCCACTTTCTCCCtccttcaggagtcagaaccaactgTGCTGAACCCCACGGATGTGATACCTGCGAGGCGCCTGCTCTCTGCTGATGGAGATGAG GAGAATTCTGTCCGGATGGCGATTGGTTTTGCCTGTGGAATAATCGCGTATTCAATCCTTGTCATCTTCCGGATTCCCCAGCTTGTGAGCAAC TTTAAGAGGAAATCAGTGGAAGGTTTGGCCCTGGGAATGTTCCTGCTCATAATGTTGGGAAACATCTTCTACGGACTGAGTATTGTTATCAACAGCCCCCATGAAGGAGAGACGGAGGCCAGTGAAGCTCTCAATCATCTGCCCTGGATTCTTGGCTCTATCATGTCATTTTTTCTTGATGTGATT TGTATGTATCAGTTTGTCACTTATAGACCGAGGGAGGATTCTGAAGAGAAGGCGCCGCTGCTGGAGTCCAACGGTTCAATCCGTGTCTGA